Genomic segment of Heliangelus exortis chromosome 7, bHelExo1.hap1, whole genome shotgun sequence:
GGCTGGAGACAGCTGTGAAAGACTTGGAACAGAACTCCTTTGCTTGTGTCTCCTGAAGACTTTGATGAATATTATCTGAAGGAGACAGTAAATACTGACTGGCTGACCATTGGGTTACACTAATCCTGGTTTTGTTGTCCAGAATGCTTTTGTTGAGAAAGGATAATCCAAAATTGTTGGTCTCCTGAAATAAGAGGCCAACAGCTTGGTAGGCTTTTGTATACCTGCAAACTTGGGGAACTCAACCAAAAAGTCATACTCATCATCAAGTTAAGTCCTCCTTGATTACCTTAATATAATTACTGTGGGGGTATATATAGCATTAATATTAATGtacattattattaataatatataataatatttaacaatatattatgtattatatattatatattatatattatatattatatattatatattatatattatatattatatattatatattatatataatattaataataatagtaataatagtaatagtaatagtaatagtaatagtaatagtaatagtaatagtagtagtagtaataataataataataataataataatataataatattgtTGTGGGAGTTCTGGTGTGTGGATTTGACTATGGGTCAGGACAAATTAATCCAGGAGGGCATCAATTGAGAATAAGCAAGAGGGTATATACTTAAGAAGGGCCCAGCTTGTTGTTGTCCTGCAAGGAGGAATCCATCAGCTGACTGCTTCTTTTCAATACATGATTTATTTGTTATAGAGATCTTAGAGGCAATGCATTTAACTGTGACTGCAAACTGAAGTGGTTAGTGGAATGGCTGGGCAGCACCAATGCAACAGTTGAAGACATTTACTGTGAAAGTCCACCAGAATATAAGAAGCGCAAAATCAACAGCCTCTCTCCAAAAGAGTTTGACTGTATTATTACAGGTAATATGCTTCAAATTATTTAATCTTGTTAAATAAAGTCAAAGCTACATTTTTTTGATTCTAGGGTCCATTTTTGCAGAAAGCCTGCACTTCCACTAAAATCAACATGAATTCTGTGCAGGCGTAAGTCTGACATGCAAATCACTTGGGAGTTAGGTCTTATTTTGCAGCTTCTACTCAGCCTGTAATAGGCTACCTAAAGATATGGAGAACCAGGACATAAACCAGCACCTCTTTTCACTGAGAAAGGTTGAAAAACAAGTTGCAGTGCTCCTTTATCAACAGGAAAATTGGGCTACTGTTGAAATACTGTAATTTGTAGTAAGTTGGCATCTGTTAACCAGATgttttttcagtgcagtgtgGAAAGTATCTCTGTAATTACCATACGTTGTGTGCACTTTTGCAGAATTTGAAGTTTATCAGTCCCTGCCATACCAATCTCTGTCAGTAGATACTTTCTCATACATGAATGATGAACATGTGGTTATTGCTCAGCCTTTTACTGGAAAATGCATCTTTCTTGAATGGGACCATGTAGAAGTGATGTTCAGGAATTACGACAACATTACAGGTATGAATAATGCATACTTGTCAACAAATAACAACAGCTGACCCAAAAAATGTCGCTAACCCtgtcttttacttttctttttacaggTACTTCAACTGTTGTATGTAAACCTATAGTTATTGAGAGTCAGCTGTATGTCATTGTTGCACAGCTGTTTGGAGGCTCCCACATATATAAAAGAGATATTTTTGCTAATAAGTTTATAAAAATTCAAGATATTGAAATCCTTAAAATCCGAAAACCCAATGACATTGAGACTTTCAGGATTGCTGAAGACTGGTATTTTGTTGTGGCAGACAGTTCAAAGGCTGGTTTCACCACGGTTTACAAGTGGAATGGGAATGGATTTTATTCCCATCAGTCTCTGCATGCCTGGTACAGAGATACTGATGTGGAGTATCTTGAAATATCTGGCAAACCTCATTTAATTCTGTCAAGTAGTTCCCAAAGACCTGTAATATATCAATGGAACAAAGGAACAAATGAATTTGTTAAGCGTTTTGATATCCAAGATATGGAAGATGCATATGCAGTGAAACATTTCAAAGTGAAAGAGGATGTATACATTTGCTTAACAAGATTTATTGGGGACTCTAAAGTAATGAAATGGGGTGGTTCAGCATTTCTGGATTTACAAAGGATGCCATCCCGAGGGTCAATGGTATTCCAGCCGCTTCAGATAAGTAATTATCAATATGCCATTCTTGGAAGTGATTATTCTTTCACTCAAGTCTATTAT
This window contains:
- the LGI1 gene encoding leucine-rich glioma-inactivated protein 1 isoform X4; protein product: MGLPHLEYLFIENNSIKSISRNTFRGLKSLIHLSLANNNLQSLPKDIFKGLDSLTNVDLRGNAFNCDCKLKWLVEWLGSTNATVEDIYCESPPEYKKRKINSLSPKEFDCIITEFEVYQSLPYQSLSVDTFSYMNDEHVVIAQPFTGKCIFLEWDHVEVMFRNYDNITGTSTVVCKPIVIESQLYVIVAQLFGGSHIYKRDIFANKFIKIQDIEILKIRKPNDIETFRIAEDWYFVVADSSKAGFTTVYKWNGNGFYSHQSLHAWYRDTDVEYLEISGKPHLILSSSSQRPVIYQWNKGTNEFVKRFDIQDMEDAYAVKHFKVKEDVYICLTRFIGDSKVMKWGGSAFLDLQRMPSRGSMVFQPLQISNYQYAILGSDYSFTQVYYWDAEKAKFVKFQELNVQAPRSFIHVSIDKRDFLFASSFKGTTLIYKHVIVDLSA
- the LGI1 gene encoding leucine-rich glioma-inactivated protein 1 isoform X2, which translates into the protein MSPVVLIQSCGFTGMINPHLHPTEVNGILSDGSSMQVLYPECKVFGSFPLHQTMAQSTGHVILYCLRRQNHETRLFTSNTFDAISDDAFMGLPHLEYLFIENNSIKSISRNTFRGLKSLIHLSLANNNLQSLPKDIFKGLDSLTNVDLRGNAFNCDCKLKWLVEWLGSTNATVEDIYCESPPEYKKRKINSLSPKEFDCIITEFEVYQSLPYQSLSVDTFSYMNDEHVVIAQPFTGKCIFLEWDHVEVMFRNYDNITGTSTVVCKPIVIESQLYVIVAQLFGGSHIYKRDIFANKFIKIQDIEILKIRKPNDIETFRIAEDWYFVVADSSKAGFTTVYKWNGNGFYSHQSLHAWYRDTDVEYLEISGKPHLILSSSSQRPVIYQWNKGTNEFVKRFDIQDMEDAYAVKHFKVKEDVYICLTRFIGDSKVMKWGGSAFLDLQRMPSRGSMVFQPLQISNYQYAILGSDYSFTQVYYWDAEKAKFVKFQELNVQAPRSFIHVSIDKRDFLFASSFKGTTLIYKHVIVDLSA
- the LGI1 gene encoding leucine-rich glioma-inactivated protein 1 isoform X3 yields the protein MGNASRPFRRIAYFLCLLSVLLLTEGKKPVKPKCPAWCTCTKDNALCENARSIPRSVPPDVISLLFTSNTFDAISDDAFMGLPHLEYLFIENNSIKSISRNTFRGLKSLIHLSLANNNLQSLPKDIFKGLDSLTNVDLRGNAFNCDCKLKWLVEWLGSTNATVEDIYCESPPEYKKRKINSLSPKEFDCIITEFEVYQSLPYQSLSVDTFSYMNDEHVVIAQPFTGKCIFLEWDHVEVMFRNYDNITGTSTVVCKPIVIESQLYVIVAQLFGGSHIYKRDIFANKFIKIQDIEILKIRKPNDIETFRIAEDWYFVVADSSKAGFTTVYKWNGNGFYSHQSLHAWYRDTDVEYLEISGKPHLILSSSSQRPVIYQWNKGTNEFVKRFDIQDMEDAYAVKHFKVKEDVYICLTRFIGDSKVMKWGGSAFLDLQRMPSRGSMVFQPLQISNYQYAILGSDYSFTQVYYWDAEKAKFVKFQELNVQAPRSFIHVSIDKRDFLFASSFKGTTLIYKHVIVDLSA
- the LGI1 gene encoding leucine-rich glioma-inactivated protein 1 isoform X1 — encoded protein: MGNASRPFRRIAYFLCLLSVLLLTEGKKPVKPKCPAWCTCTKDNALCENARSIPRSVPPDVISLSFVRSAFTKIPEGSFLLTPSLQLLLFTSNTFDAISDDAFMGLPHLEYLFIENNSIKSISRNTFRGLKSLIHLSLANNNLQSLPKDIFKGLDSLTNVDLRGNAFNCDCKLKWLVEWLGSTNATVEDIYCESPPEYKKRKINSLSPKEFDCIITEFEVYQSLPYQSLSVDTFSYMNDEHVVIAQPFTGKCIFLEWDHVEVMFRNYDNITGTSTVVCKPIVIESQLYVIVAQLFGGSHIYKRDIFANKFIKIQDIEILKIRKPNDIETFRIAEDWYFVVADSSKAGFTTVYKWNGNGFYSHQSLHAWYRDTDVEYLEISGKPHLILSSSSQRPVIYQWNKGTNEFVKRFDIQDMEDAYAVKHFKVKEDVYICLTRFIGDSKVMKWGGSAFLDLQRMPSRGSMVFQPLQISNYQYAILGSDYSFTQVYYWDAEKAKFVKFQELNVQAPRSFIHVSIDKRDFLFASSFKGTTLIYKHVIVDLSA